Proteins found in one Misgurnus anguillicaudatus chromosome 3, ASM2758022v2, whole genome shotgun sequence genomic segment:
- the LOC129444580 gene encoding E3 ubiquitin-protein ligase Topors-like: MASPEIKEPPPKNSSNAALTNAIIKEASPESKCPICLDHFKNISYLNVCLHKFCFLCIREWSKNKAECPLCKQPFNSIYHSIKAENDYKRFDLRPTENGSFGNVAGQRFRYRTTLTGDHRPAPRRTSPPPDHGIIFESLSEPLPPRHNRDFHRMMRRLAARHRAESEGRSVRILREQEVVKFRRALYRRGLRVQSVQDGGRTRETSAEFFRKNPACLHRLVPWLRRELTVLYGMHGSFVNILQHIIMTLITRHNLDDQAVLHELRPFLLSHTEHFLHEFLSFAQSPFNVEAYDQHAVYDLPGPSTEDSSSETSVIAISEDESDSLMPGPQDFTTPRVSLSQTAWDDETPGPSYSLEPSQVFPFHVRDSDSESSVEETTVSVAAVTHQDHTSGSDEDCVIVGYVKPTTERTPELIQLTSDSEESDENGEPQSPRPPQHIRFTSESPSVTQRPSGRSPKDTTHVHTSNRHRQGDNHDKRHHEREGSSRSNRTHSGSHSRNHSLSKDGTHKRRREKETSHNTSSYSHSYSRYKESCMGYYTETHSSYSSYYRNVHDRSRSRSRSRRRSKDCRDRVHSRSSSRFSSNSSIRHGRSHSRSSCRINVSQQDEYGRKRTYKTKHLEKRQRKSSGKSYSEPVEDCIRKKKKEKKRHKKSKKKSRSPSTDFGCDDKSDGHSRKHHKKRKKHRRKNKRDKDKDKGRMRRNSPDVITVTTDSQSDNTDPTLPSDSNVCFVRSTVVIADSARKTQQASAATECSSIGDEENHPPKD, encoded by the coding sequence ATGGCGTCACCAGAGATTAAAGAGCCTCCCCCGAAGAATTCATCCAATGCTGCGTTAACCAACGCAATAATCAAAGAAGCTTCTCCTGAATCAAAATGTCCTATATGCCTGGATCACTTCAAAAACATATCTTACCTTAATGTATGCCTTCATAAGTTTTGCTTCTTGTGCATCCGTGAGTGGTCAAAGAACAAAGCAGAATGCCCTTTATGCAAACAGCCATTTAACTCCATCTATCACAGCATTAAGGCTGAGAATGACTACAAAAGGTTTGATTTGCGACCAACAGAAAATGGCTCATTCGGCAATGTGGCAGGCCAAAGATTTAGATATCGCACTACACTAACAGGTGACCACAGACCAGCACCACGGCGAACATCACCTCCCCCTGACCATGGGATCATATTTGAGAGTCTGAGCGAACCCCTTCCTCCGCGCCACAACAGAGATTTCCATCGCATGATGAGGAGGTTGGCGGCAAGGCACAGGGCAGAGAGTGAAGGCAGGTCTGTGCGGATTCTTCGTGAACAGGAAGTAGTTAAATTCAGACGGGCCTTATACAGAAGAGGCCTGCGAGTTCAAAGCGTGCAAGATGGTGGCCGCACCAGAGAGACCTCTGCCGAGTTTTTCAGAAAGAACCCGGCTTGTCTTCACAGGCTTGTGCCTTGGTTGAGACGGGAGCTCACTGTTCTGTACGGCATGCATGGTTCTTTTGTCAACATACTGCAGCACATCATCATGACTCTTATCACTCGACACAACTTGGATGATCAGGCTGTTTTGCATGAGCTTAGGCCTTTCTTGCTGTCACACACAGAACATTTCTTGCACGAGTTTCTTAGCTTTGCTCAGTCTCCGTTCAACGTTGAGGCATACGACCAGCATGCTGTCTATGACCTGCCTGGCCCCTCCACAGAGGACAGCAGTTCAGAAACCTCTGTGATTGCCATCTCTGAGGATGAGAGTGATTCTTTAATGCCCGGACCCCAGGATTTTACCACTCCTAGGGTCAGCTTAAGCCAAACCGCATGGGATGATGAGACTCCTGGGCCGTCATACTCTTTAGAACCATCTCAGGTTTTTCCTTTCCATGTGAGAGACTCAGACTCTGAAAGTAGTGTAGAGGAAACGACAGTGTCTGTTGCTGCTGTGACACATCAGGATCATACCTCAGGCAGTGATGAAGACTGTGTTATTGTTGGGTATGTCAAGCCTACGACAGAAAGGACACCAGAACTGATCCAGCTTACCTCTGATTCAGAGGAGTCTGACGAGAATGGAGAGCCACAAAGTCCTCGACCACCCCAACACATTCGTTTTACTTCAGAGTCACCGTCTGTCACTCAAAGACCCTCGGGTAGGTCACCTAAAGACACTACGCATGTCCACACCTCAAATCGCCATAGACAAGGAGATAACCATGATAAAAGACATCATGAAAGAGAAGGATCCTCACGTAGTAACAGGACGCACTCCGGCTCTCATAGCAGAAACCACTCATTATCTAAAGATGGTACGCATAAGAGGAGACGAGAAAAAGAAACCAGTCACAACACTTCATCTTATTCGCATTCGTATAGCCGGTATAAAGAGAGCTGCATGGGATATTATACAGAGACGCACTCATCTTACTCCAGCTATTACAGAAATGTCCATGATCGCTCGCGTTCTAGGTCACGGAGTAGAAGGCGAAGCAAAGACTGCCGGGACAGAGTCCACTCGAGGAGTAGTTCTAGATTTAGCTCCAACTCCTCCATCCGTCATGGCAGAAGCCACTCGAGGAGCAGCTGTAGAATCAACGTGTCACAACAAGATGAATACGGGAGGAAGAGAACGTACAAAACAAAGCATCTAGAGAAACGCCAAAGAAAGAGTTCTGGAAAATCATACTCTGAACCTGTTGAAGATTGTATaaggaagaaaaagaaagagaagaaGCGTCACAAGAAGTCCAAAAAGAAAAGTAGGAGTCCAAGTACAGACTTTGGTTGTGATGACAAGTCTGATGGGCATAGCAGGAAACATCACAAAAAGAGGAAGAAACACAGGAGGAAAAACAAAAGAGACAAAGACAAGGATAAAGGGAGGATGAGAAGGAATAGCCCAGATGTGATTACAGTTACCACTGACAGTCAAAGTGACAATACAGACCCTACTCTACCCTCAGATAGTAATGTCTGTTTTGTTAGATCCACTGTTGTTATTGCAGACAGTGCTAGAAAAACTCAACAAGCATCTGCTGCCACTGAATGTAGTTCTATTGGGGATGAAGAAAATCACCCCCCAAAAGATTAA